Proteins from a single region of Methanotorris igneus Kol 5:
- the hflX gene encoding GTPase HflX: MINVLRKRAMLILRKEFSERKNIEELKELASVLYEPVECVVQVRPPHPKYQIGSGLVEKLVEKIKEKDIEIVIFDNRLSPTQKYNLAGKFGVEVIDKVELVLRIFYKHAHTKEAQLQVRLAELQYELPQAKEKVRLAKLGERPGFGGYGDYEVNKYYNKIKREIAIIKEKLKKIREHRKRLRKKRKKFEVVGLIGYTNAGKTSLLNALTGENKTSKNQVFTTLTTTTRAIKNAPRKILVTDTVGFMEDLPPFMIEAFLSTIEESAESDLILIVVDASDSIEDIERKLKTNYEILSKIGCSAPIITVFNKCDKIDEEKKKEILTSLERYIVSPIFVSAKYHINIDKLIELILEKLNASIGVVETSDMKLISYLYENTEIIEKIEENGKYIVTFRAKEEEVNRILRIANKLGG; this comes from the coding sequence ATGATAAACGTGTTAAGGAAAAGGGCAATGTTAATTTTAAGAAAAGAATTTAGCGAGAGGAAAAATATTGAGGAATTGAAGGAATTGGCGAGTGTTTTGTATGAACCAGTTGAGTGTGTAGTCCAAGTCCGCCCTCCACATCCAAAGTATCAGATAGGTAGTGGATTAGTGGAGAAATTGGTAGAGAAGATAAAAGAAAAGGACATAGAGATTGTGATTTTTGATAATCGACTTTCCCCAACCCAAAAATACAACTTGGCTGGGAAATTTGGTGTTGAAGTTATAGATAAGGTTGAATTAGTTTTGAGGATATTCTACAAGCATGCCCATACAAAAGAAGCACAGTTGCAAGTTAGGTTGGCAGAACTTCAATATGAACTACCCCAAGCAAAAGAAAAGGTTAGATTGGCAAAATTGGGGGAGAGGCCAGGATTTGGAGGATATGGGGACTATGAGGTTAATAAATACTACAACAAAATAAAGAGGGAAATTGCCATCATAAAGGAAAAATTAAAAAAGATCAGGGAGCATAGGAAACGTCTAAGAAAGAAGAGGAAAAAGTTCGAGGTTGTTGGGTTAATTGGCTACACAAACGCTGGAAAAACAAGTTTGTTGAATGCTTTAACAGGGGAAAATAAAACATCAAAAAACCAGGTATTTACAACATTAACCACAACAACGAGGGCCATAAAAAATGCCCCAAGGAAAATTTTAGTTACTGATACAGTTGGATTTATGGAGGATTTGCCACCGTTTATGATTGAGGCGTTTTTATCAACTATTGAGGAAAGTGCAGAGAGTGATTTAATTTTGATTGTTGTTGATGCATCTGATAGCATTGAAGATATCGAGAGGAAGTTAAAGACAAATTACGAAATTTTGAGTAAGATTGGTTGCAGTGCTCCAATAATAACAGTGTTTAATAAATGTGATAAGATAGATGAGGAAAAGAAAAAAGAGATTTTAACGTCATTGGAGAGGTATATAGTGAGCCCCATATTTGTCTCAGCAAAATACCACATCAATATAGATAAGCTTATTGAACTAATTTTAGAAAAGTTAAACGCAAGCATTGGAGTTGTGGAAACGTCAGATATGAAATTAATATCATACTTATATGAAAACACCGAAATTATAGAGAAGATTGAGGAAAATGGAAAATATATTGTAACATTTAGAGCAAAGGAAGAAGAAGTTAATAGAATTTTAAGGATAGCCAACAAATTGGGGGGATAA
- a CDS encoding DUF447 domain-containing protein, producing MIHEVVITSGKKNKAPIGIYFRAKSEGFCNSTLRSDKEKEVVLHLFEGSHTYENLKNDDYFVVNVCHPIDIAEAVLDDEDDYGYLDWNGKELPYLKNAYKIFVVKINKRKFITKRDNFGESKLMVVNGEIVFEKELNNIITPYNRADGLLVEMAVIYSRLNNEKIIMKNDDREAMKKDMEKYFKIIKKVGSKKHVDLAKRFMELIK from the coding sequence ATGATACATGAGGTTGTTATAACATCTGGGAAAAAGAATAAAGCACCGATAGGCATTTATTTTAGAGCAAAATCCGAAGGATTTTGCAACTCTACGCTTCGCTCCGATAAAGAAAAGGAAGTAGTATTGCATTTGTTTGAGGGTTCTCATACATATGAAAACCTAAAAAATGATGATTATTTTGTAGTAAATGTTTGCCATCCAATAGATATTGCAGAGGCGGTTTTGGACGATGAGGATGATTATGGTTATTTGGATTGGAATGGCAAAGAATTACCTTATTTAAAAAATGCATACAAAATTTTTGTTGTTAAAATAAACAAAAGGAAATTTATAACAAAGAGAGACAACTTTGGAGAGTCAAAACTTATGGTTGTTAACGGGGAAATTGTATTTGAGAAAGAATTGAACAATATAATAACACCCTACAACAGGGCAGATGGACTTTTGGTTGAGATGGCAGTCATTTACTCTCGACTAAATAATGAAAAAATAATAATGAAAAATGATGATAGAGAGGCAATGAAAAAAGATATGGAAAAATACTTCAAAATAATAAAAAAAGTAGGTTCAAAAAAACATGTTGATTTGGCAAAAAGATTTATGGAGTTAATTAAATAA
- a CDS encoding ribose-phosphate diphosphokinase codes for MIIIPGSNSQDLAFRVAKLTNSKLARVESKRFPDGEIYVRVHDDVKDEDVVIIQTQNRQNDGIIETILLCDALRDEGANSITVVAPYLAYARQDKKFNPGEPISIRALAKIYSDICDKLITINPHETHIERFFEIPFIYGDAVPKLAEYVKDKLNNPIALAPDKGAIEFAKTAAEILNCEYDYLEKTRISPTEIQIAPKNLDAEGRDVLIVDDIISTGGTMATAIKLLKEQGAKKIIAACVHPVLIGDALNKLYAGGADEVVGTDTFLSEVSKVSVDDVIAKLLR; via the coding sequence ATGATAATAATACCTGGCTCAAACTCACAGGATTTAGCATTTAGAGTAGCAAAGTTGACGAATTCAAAATTGGCAAGAGTTGAGAGCAAAAGGTTCCCAGATGGAGAGATTTATGTTAGAGTTCATGATGATGTAAAAGATGAGGACGTTGTTATAATCCAAACTCAAAATAGGCAAAATGACGGTATTATTGAGACAATTTTGCTTTGTGATGCTTTGAGAGATGAAGGGGCAAATAGCATAACTGTTGTTGCTCCTTATTTAGCCTATGCAAGACAGGATAAAAAGTTCAACCCAGGGGAACCAATCAGCATTAGGGCATTGGCAAAAATCTATTCAGATATTTGCGATAAATTAATAACAATAAACCCACACGAAACACACATTGAGAGGTTCTTTGAAATACCGTTTATTTATGGGGATGCAGTCCCAAAATTAGCTGAGTATGTAAAAGATAAGTTAAACAACCCAATAGCTCTCGCTCCTGATAAGGGTGCAATCGAGTTTGCAAAAACAGCAGCAGAAATATTGAATTGTGAATATGATTACTTAGAAAAAACAAGAATCTCCCCAACTGAAATACAAATAGCCCCTAAAAATTTGGATGCTGAAGGTAGAGATGTGCTTATAGTTGATGATATTATCTCAACAGGAGGAACAATGGCAACAGCAATAAAATTATTAAAAGAGCAAGGGGCAAAGAAAATCATAGCGGCATGTGTCCACCCTGTTTTGATTGGAGATGCGTTAAATAAATTATACGCAGGAGGGGCTGATGAGGTTGTAGGAACTGATACCTTCTTATCAGAAGTTAGTAAAGTAAGTGTTGACGATGTAATTGCAAAATTGTTGAGATAA
- the hycI gene encoding hydrogenase maturation peptidase HycI has product MEALGLKEFLENCEKLVIMGIGNEMKGDDGVGIYIVKEIAKRFGKDVNDINSEVIKISENIILLNCGTVPENFTDVLKRESPTHIIMVDAALMNEEIGTIKVINPEDIADVGFSTHALPLSIIVKYIKKSINTKIIVIGIEPKIIDFDKPLSDEVRRCADNFVEYLIKIINTIFC; this is encoded by the coding sequence ATGGAAGCGTTAGGATTGAAAGAATTTTTGGAAAATTGTGAAAAGTTGGTTATAATGGGGATAGGAAATGAGATGAAAGGTGATGATGGAGTTGGAATATATATTGTTAAAGAAATTGCCAAACGCTTTGGAAAAGACGTTAATGACATTAATAGTGAAGTTATAAAAATCAGTGAAAATATTATTTTATTAAACTGTGGAACCGTTCCAGAAAACTTTACAGATGTTTTGAAGAGAGAAAGCCCAACACACATTATAATGGTTGATGCTGCATTGATGAATGAGGAAATTGGAACAATAAAGGTAATAAATCCAGAAGATATTGCAGATGTTGGATTTTCCACACATGCATTGCCATTGTCAATAATTGTTAAGTACATTAAGAAATCTATAAATACCAAAATAATAGTAATAGGTATAGAGCCAAAAATCATAGATTTTGATAAGCCGTTGTCTGATGAGGTTAGACGATGTGCAGACAATTTTGTTGAATATTTGATTAAGATAATTAACACTATTTTTTGTTAG
- the lonB gene encoding ATP-dependent protease LonB, protein MEVFSVKFKTTEELPEPSPRLIDQVIGQDEAVKVVLSAVKNKRHVLLLGDPGVGKSMIVKAVGEILDEFDNFTPYTIIAKPNLKNPEKPIVELIEGEYKEDTKEEKISIPTQPPSLMTLFLIMIAFTVILSWLMGGLPESKMLATIAIVAIVGSLIAFVSIFLGVLGATKSSMPNAINPADLKPVVLYECKKRPLVRASAYNVTKLLGDVKHCPLGGRPPLGTPPHKRIVLGAIHEAHKGILYVDEIKTMPLEVQDYILTALQDKQLQISGRNPNSSGATVETNPIPCDFILIMSGNMDDVHNLRAPLLDRIDYKIVLKNKMDNTLENRDKLLQFIVQEIRNNNLNPMTYDACCEIVKLAQLLAGSRDKLTLRLRKLSNIIKMANDIALGKDIEEIKGNIEKDEYKSIGNSNKKVYITAEHVRKVIESGIYSLSKQVALEYLRDFKRYKHIVPNDEPKVGIIYGLAVLGEDGLGDVTKIITQIVDSKNPGTHLLNISGDLAKHSITLASALSKKLIAEGKLPLPKKDIDLTSKEIYIQFSQSYSKIDGDSATAAACLSIISALLEIPLKQDFAITGSLDLSGNILAVGGINEKINAAKEYGFKRVIIPEANMIDVIDPEGIEIIPVKTLDELIPLVFDLDSISKN, encoded by the coding sequence ATGGAAGTATTTTCAGTTAAGTTTAAGACTACAGAGGAATTGCCTGAACCTTCACCAAGGTTAATAGACCAAGTTATTGGTCAAGATGAGGCGGTTAAAGTAGTGTTAAGTGCAGTTAAAAATAAAAGGCATGTCCTCCTTTTAGGAGATCCTGGAGTAGGAAAGTCAATGATAGTTAAGGCAGTTGGGGAAATATTGGATGAATTTGATAACTTTACACCATATACCATAATAGCAAAACCAAATTTAAAAAATCCAGAAAAGCCAATAGTAGAACTTATAGAGGGAGAATATAAGGAAGATACTAAAGAGGAAAAAATAAGCATCCCTACACAGCCACCAAGTTTGATGACTTTATTTTTAATAATGATAGCATTTACTGTAATCTTATCATGGTTGATGGGGGGACTACCAGAGAGTAAAATGCTCGCTACCATAGCAATTGTGGCAATTGTTGGTTCTTTAATTGCCTTTGTATCTATTTTCTTAGGAGTTCTTGGAGCTACAAAATCATCAATGCCAAATGCTATAAACCCAGCGGATTTAAAACCAGTTGTGTTATATGAGTGCAAAAAAAGACCACTTGTGAGAGCAAGTGCATACAACGTAACAAAATTACTTGGAGATGTTAAGCACTGTCCATTAGGGGGAAGACCACCACTTGGAACCCCTCCACACAAAAGAATAGTCCTTGGAGCGATTCACGAGGCACATAAAGGAATTTTGTATGTAGATGAGATAAAAACCATGCCACTTGAAGTTCAAGATTATATTTTAACAGCTCTCCAAGATAAACAACTTCAAATTAGTGGTAGAAACCCAAATTCAAGTGGAGCAACAGTCGAAACTAACCCAATACCATGTGATTTCATCTTAATAATGTCTGGGAACATGGATGACGTTCACAATTTAAGAGCCCCATTATTGGATAGGATTGACTATAAGATAGTCCTAAAGAACAAAATGGACAATACCTTAGAAAATAGGGATAAATTATTGCAATTTATTGTCCAAGAGATAAGAAATAACAACTTAAATCCAATGACCTATGATGCGTGCTGTGAAATTGTCAAACTTGCCCAATTATTGGCAGGTTCAAGGGATAAATTGACATTGAGGTTGAGGAAATTATCAAACATTATTAAGATGGCAAATGATATTGCTCTTGGTAAGGATATAGAGGAGATTAAAGGCAATATAGAAAAGGATGAGTATAAGAGTATTGGAAATAGCAACAAAAAGGTTTACATTACAGCAGAGCACGTTAGAAAGGTTATAGAAAGTGGAATTTACAGTTTATCAAAACAAGTAGCACTTGAATATTTAAGAGACTTTAAAAGATACAAACACATCGTTCCAAATGATGAACCAAAAGTTGGAATTATCTATGGTCTTGCTGTGCTTGGGGAAGATGGTTTGGGAGATGTAACAAAAATCATTACACAAATAGTAGATTCAAAGAATCCAGGAACTCACCTCCTAAACATATCTGGGGACTTGGCAAAGCATTCCATAACCCTTGCGTCAGCATTATCAAAAAAACTTATTGCAGAAGGAAAATTACCGTTACCTAAGAAGGATATTGACTTAACATCAAAAGAGATATATATCCAATTTAGCCAATCTTACTCAAAAATTGACGGGGATAGTGCAACAGCAGCAGCTTGCTTAAGCATAATCTCAGCATTGTTAGAGATTCCATTAAAGCAAGACTTTGCTATAACTGGAAGTTTGGATTTGAGTGGCAATATTCTTGCAGTTGGGGGAATTAATGAAAAGATAAATGCTGCAAAGGAGTATGGATTTAAGAGGGTTATTATACCTGAGGCAAATATGATTGATGTTATAGACCCTGAAGGGATAGAAATAATTCCAGTTAAAACCTTAGATGAGTTAATACCACTTGTCTTTGATTTAGATTCAATATCTAAAAATTAA
- the fucA gene encoding L-fuculose phosphate aldolase codes for MDAKLFVDICHKLYERKYLVGSGGNVSVREEDLVYVTPTGSILGFLKEEDICVVNIDGEVIKGKPTSEINMHLNLYRKREDINAIIHAHSLYSTAFSIADKKIELLTPEAEIFLKEIGYVDYFEAGSLKLAEEVAKRDEDVIILKNHGVVCLGKDLIDAYIKIEVLEEVAKLNLIVNTLSQK; via the coding sequence ATGGATGCTAAGTTATTTGTGGATATATGTCACAAATTATATGAGAGAAAGTATTTGGTCGGCAGTGGAGGGAACGTTTCGGTTAGGGAAGAGGACTTGGTCTATGTAACACCGACTGGTTCTATTTTAGGTTTTTTGAAAGAGGAAGATATATGCGTTGTTAATATTGATGGGGAAGTAATAAAAGGAAAACCAACATCTGAAATAAATATGCACCTCAATCTATATAGGAAGAGGGAAGATATAAATGCAATAATACATGCCCATTCATTGTATTCAACTGCATTCTCAATTGCAGATAAAAAAATAGAACTTTTAACTCCTGAGGCAGAGATATTTTTAAAAGAGATTGGGTATGTAGATTACTTTGAGGCGGGAAGTTTGAAACTTGCAGAGGAAGTTGCAAAAAGAGATGAGGATGTAATTATTTTAAAAAATCATGGTGTTGTTTGTTTGGGCAAGGATTTAATAGACGCATATATAAAAATAGAGGTTCTTGAAGAAGTAGCAAAATTAAACCTCATAGTAAATACACTAAGTCAAAAATAG
- a CDS encoding UPF0147 family protein produces the protein MFAPKKLTPEEKLQQIAMMLDEIINDTTVPRNIRAAAEKAKETILKEGEEPIVKSATAIQILDDISDDPNMPLHTRTQIWSIVSELETVKNE, from the coding sequence ATGTTTGCACCAAAGAAATTAACTCCTGAGGAAAAATTGCAACAAATCGCTATGATGTTGGATGAAATCATCAACGATACAACAGTTCCAAGAAACATAAGGGCTGCTGCTGAAAAAGCAAAAGAAACTATTTTGAAAGAAGGAGAAGAGCCAATTGTTAAAAGTGCAACTGCAATCCAAATTTTAGATGACATAAGTGATGACCCAAACATGCCTTTACACACAAGAACCCAAATTTGGAGTATTGTAAGTGAATTAGAGACTGTCAAAAATGAGTAA
- a CDS encoding DNA-directed DNA polymerase II large subunit, which translates to MVHVACSEKMKKYFDDIVNEVKRIYKIAEECRKMGLDPVDEVEIPLANDMADRVEGLVGPKGVAERIRELVKEMGKEPAALEIAKEIVEGKFGKFDREKAAEQAVRTALAVLTEGIVAAPLEGIAQVKIKKNSDGSEYLALYFAGPIRSAGGTAQALAVLVGDYVRKAMGLDRYKPTEDEIERYVEEVDLYQSEVGSFQYSPTADEIRTAIKNIPVEITGEATDDVEVSGHRDLERVETNQLRGGALLVLVEGVLLKAPKILRHVDKLGIEGWEWLKDLKGKKEEEEKEEDELKSDENIEEEDEEDKKYDDVEIEANKKFISEVIAGRPVFAHPSKVGGFRLRYGRSRNTGFATDGFHPALMYLVDEFMAVGTQLKTERPGKATCVVPVDSIEPPIVKLKDGSVIRVDTIEKAIEVRNAVEEILFLGDILVNFGDFLENNHPLIPSCWCEEWYEKILIANNIPYKKEFIKNPDPIEAVKFAIETKTPLHPRYTYHWHDVSKEDILLLRSWLLGGKEEKIDGKNVWVVDFDKKAKRVLELIGCCHLVRNKKVIIEEYYPLLYSLGYDVENKKDLVENVGELLNKAKNSMHFINLLSPFEIRRNAYVYVGARMGRPEKAAARKMKPPVNGLFPIGNAGGQVRLINKAVEEGNTDDIDVSYAICPKCRRISLYKTCPFCGTKVELKGPEKIKAPLKDYWYKALERLKINKPGDVKCIKGMTSREKIVEPLEKAILRAMHNVYVFKDGTTRFDCTDVPITHFKPNEINVSVEKLRELGYETDIHGNPLVDGEQVVELKPQDVILPEKCAEYFVNVANFIDDLLEKFYKKERFYNVKKKEDLIGHLVIGMAPHTSAGMVGRIIGYCKANVGYAHPYFHASKRRNCFPPNTEILVNVDGNIERLTLKELYELFDENEEVFEKDAFIRRKPKKNVKVYSFDRENRKVVLTDIEEVMKIPSPNHLIKINTDDGRDFTTTPDHPVMVYENGEFVKKLAMDVKEGDLILIPKIEFEEEDIEAFDLLKEFSKDEFREFWGTLRVRGISDWIKNNIDKKLIGELKLNDYLRCDTIPYDRLLELLKKSNLTIDDVPKDCYVAVEDAEYIKRIIKIEPLLKLIGYYLSGGYAKESKSIYQITFSNSEEEIRENIKNAIKEAFGDVNVYENKEDGKLALSSRVVYLFFTKILKIGKKSKRIPSFVFKLPKEKVRLMLSSYFDGDGIALRTTPKIVVYSANKRLLGDIDLLLNRFKIKTYWTVDKNADEREGRCYEEKDKETPKSVVYALNITGYYYERFFKEIGFSLERKQKIFELHKNKKWKIDESDWEFGWLCSVRKVEIIKAEDEFIYSLNAKKYHTVIINNNISTFQCDGDEDALFLLLDAFLNFSKKFLPDKRGGQMDAPLVLTTILDPKEVDGEVHNMDTMWEYPLEFYEKTLEMPSPKEVKEFMEIVEDRLGKPEQYEGIGYTHETSRIDNGPLVCAYKTLGSMLEKTEAQLSVAKKIRATDERDVAEKVIQSHFIPDLIGNLRAFSRQGVRCKCGAKYRRVPLRGICTKCGSNLILTVSKGAVEKYMEVSQKMAEKYNANDYIKQRLMLIKEGIDSLFENEKNKQVKLSDFFR; encoded by the coding sequence ATGGTTCATGTCGCATGCTCTGAAAAAATGAAAAAATACTTTGATGATATTGTAAATGAAGTCAAGAGAATTTACAAAATAGCAGAAGAATGTAGAAAAATGGGTTTAGATCCAGTAGATGAAGTTGAAATTCCATTAGCGAATGATATGGCGGATAGGGTTGAGGGACTGGTAGGGCCAAAAGGCGTGGCTGAGAGAATTAGAGAATTAGTTAAAGAAATGGGTAAAGAGCCAGCGGCATTAGAGATTGCAAAGGAAATTGTGGAGGGCAAGTTTGGAAAATTTGATAGAGAGAAAGCTGCAGAACAGGCAGTGAGGACAGCATTGGCTGTCTTAACAGAGGGTATTGTTGCTGCTCCATTGGAAGGGATTGCCCAAGTTAAAATAAAAAAGAACTCTGATGGGAGCGAGTATCTTGCTCTTTATTTTGCAGGGCCTATTAGGAGTGCAGGGGGGACTGCACAGGCGTTAGCTGTTTTAGTTGGGGATTATGTTAGGAAGGCAATGGGGTTGGACAGATACAAACCAACAGAGGATGAGATAGAGAGATATGTGGAAGAAGTTGATTTATATCAATCAGAAGTTGGTAGTTTCCAGTATTCTCCAACTGCAGATGAAATAAGGACTGCAATAAAAAATATTCCAGTTGAGATTACTGGAGAGGCAACAGATGATGTTGAGGTCTCTGGGCATAGGGATTTGGAGAGAGTTGAGACAAACCAGCTAAGGGGAGGGGCTTTATTAGTTTTGGTTGAGGGGGTTTTGTTAAAGGCACCAAAGATATTAAGGCACGTAGATAAGTTAGGTATTGAAGGTTGGGAATGGTTAAAAGATTTAAAAGGTAAGAAAGAAGAGGAAGAAAAAGAAGAAGATGAATTAAAAAGCGATGAAAACATAGAGGAGGAGGATGAAGAAGATAAAAAATATGATGATGTTGAGATTGAAGCAAACAAAAAGTTTATAAGTGAAGTTATTGCAGGAAGGCCTGTCTTTGCCCACCCATCAAAGGTTGGTGGATTTAGGTTGAGATATGGGAGAAGTAGGAACACTGGCTTTGCAACAGATGGTTTTCATCCAGCGTTGATGTATTTGGTTGATGAATTCATGGCTGTTGGAACTCAACTAAAAACCGAAAGACCCGGAAAGGCTACATGTGTAGTTCCGGTTGATAGCATAGAGCCACCAATTGTAAAACTTAAAGATGGAAGTGTTATTAGGGTTGATACAATAGAGAAAGCGATAGAAGTTAGGAATGCTGTTGAGGAAATCTTATTCTTAGGAGACATTTTGGTTAATTTTGGGGATTTCTTAGAAAACAACCACCCATTAATACCAAGTTGTTGGTGTGAAGAGTGGTATGAGAAGATTTTGATAGCAAATAACATCCCATATAAGAAGGAATTCATAAAGAACCCAGACCCAATAGAGGCTGTGAAATTTGCCATAGAGACAAAGACCCCTCTTCACCCAAGATATACATACCACTGGCATGATGTTTCAAAGGAAGATATATTATTACTTAGAAGTTGGCTTTTGGGAGGTAAAGAAGAGAAAATTGATGGAAAAAATGTTTGGGTTGTAGATTTTGATAAAAAGGCAAAGAGGGTTTTGGAATTAATAGGATGTTGTCACTTAGTTAGAAACAAGAAGGTTATTATTGAAGAGTATTATCCATTGCTATATTCCTTAGGTTATGATGTGGAAAATAAGAAAGATTTAGTCGAAAATGTGGGAGAATTACTAAATAAGGCAAAGAATAGTATGCATTTCATTAATTTGCTGTCTCCATTTGAAATTAGGAGAAATGCCTATGTCTATGTTGGGGCAAGGATGGGAAGACCAGAGAAGGCAGCGGCAAGGAAAATGAAGCCACCGGTCAATGGTCTCTTCCCAATAGGTAATGCAGGGGGGCAAGTGAGGTTGATAAACAAGGCAGTCGAGGAAGGAAACACTGATGATATTGATGTTTCCTATGCGATATGTCCAAAATGTAGAAGAATAAGTTTATACAAAACATGCCCATTCTGTGGAACAAAAGTGGAACTCAAAGGTCCAGAAAAAATAAAGGCTCCACTAAAAGATTATTGGTATAAGGCATTGGAAAGATTAAAAATAAACAAGCCAGGGGATGTTAAGTGTATTAAAGGTATGACTTCAAGAGAAAAAATCGTAGAGCCTTTGGAAAAGGCAATTTTGAGGGCAATGCACAATGTATATGTATTTAAAGATGGGACTACAAGATTTGACTGCACGGATGTGCCAATAACTCACTTCAAACCAAATGAAATAAATGTAAGCGTTGAGAAGTTGAGAGAGTTGGGATATGAGACAGATATCCACGGGAATCCTTTAGTTGATGGGGAGCAAGTTGTTGAGTTAAAACCACAAGATGTAATTTTGCCTGAGAAATGTGCAGAGTATTTTGTAAATGTTGCAAACTTTATTGATGATTTGTTAGAGAAATTCTATAAAAAAGAGAGATTCTACAATGTGAAGAAAAAAGAGGATTTAATTGGACATTTGGTTATAGGAATGGCTCCGCACACCTCTGCAGGAATGGTTGGAAGGATTATTGGTTATTGTAAGGCAAATGTCGGTTATGCTCATCCCTACTTCCACGCATCAAAGAGGAGAAACTGCTTCCCACCAAACACTGAAATTTTAGTTAATGTTGATGGAAATATTGAGCGACTAACATTAAAAGAACTCTACGAGTTGTTTGATGAAAATGAAGAGGTATTTGAAAAAGACGCATTCATTAGAAGAAAACCAAAGAAAAATGTTAAAGTTTATTCTTTTGATAGAGAAAACAGAAAGGTTGTTCTAACAGACATTGAGGAAGTTATGAAAATCCCTTCCCCAAATCATCTCATAAAAATAAATACAGACGATGGAAGGGACTTTACAACAACTCCTGACCATCCCGTTATGGTTTATGAAAATGGAGAGTTTGTTAAAAAATTGGCAATGGATGTTAAAGAAGGAGACTTAATATTAATTCCAAAAATTGAGTTTGAAGAAGAGGATATTGAGGCATTTGATTTATTAAAAGAATTCTCAAAAGATGAATTTAGAGAGTTTTGGGGCACTTTGAGAGTTAGGGGAATTAGTGATTGGATTAAAAATAATATTGATAAAAAATTAATTGGGGAGTTAAAATTAAACGACTATTTAAGATGCGATACAATTCCTTATGATAGATTATTGGAATTGCTAAAAAAATCAAACCTAACCATAGATGATGTTCCGAAGGATTGCTATGTTGCAGTTGAAGATGCTGAGTATATTAAAAGAATCATTAAAATTGAACCATTATTAAAATTGATTGGTTATTATCTCTCTGGGGGATATGCAAAGGAATCAAAAAGCATTTATCAGATAACCTTCTCAAATTCAGAAGAAGAAATTAGAGAAAATATAAAGAATGCAATAAAAGAGGCATTTGGGGATGTGAATGTTTATGAAAATAAAGAAGATGGAAAATTAGCATTATCGTCAAGAGTTGTTTATTTATTCTTTACAAAAATATTGAAGATTGGAAAGAAATCAAAGAGAATTCCAAGTTTTGTATTTAAATTGCCAAAAGAAAAGGTTAGATTAATGTTATCATCTTATTTCGATGGAGATGGAATCGCTTTAAGAACAACACCAAAAATTGTAGTTTATAGTGCAAATAAAAGGTTGTTGGGAGATATTGATTTGCTATTGAATAGGTTTAAAATTAAAACATATTGGACAGTTGATAAAAATGCAGATGAAAGGGAAGGAAGATGCTATGAGGAAAAGGACAAAGAAACACCAAAATCAGTTGTTTATGCATTAAATATAACAGGATACTATTATGAAAGATTCTTCAAAGAAATTGGATTTTCCTTAGAAAGAAAACAGAAAATATTTGAGTTGCACAAAAATAAAAAATGGAAAATTGATGAAAGTGATTGGGAATTTGGATGGTTATGTTCAGTTAGAAAGGTAGAAATAATAAAAGCAGAAGATGAATTTATTTACTCATTAAACGCTAAAAAATACCATACTGTAATAATAAACAATAATATATCCACATTCCAATGTGATGGAGACGAAGACGCTTTATTCTTGCTTTTAGACGCGTTTTTAAACTTCTCTAAGAAATTCCTGCCAGATAAGAGAGGAGGACAGATGGATGCTCCACTTGTATTGACAACGATATTAGACCCAAAAGAGGTTGACGGGGAAGTCCACAACATGGACACCATGTGGGAGTATCCATTGGAGTTTTATGAAAAGACCCTTGAAATGCCATCTCCAAAAGAAGTCAAAGAGTTTATGGAAATTGTTGAGGATAGGTTAGGAAAACCAGAGCAATATGAGGGGATTGGTTACACTCACGAAACAAGTAGAATTGACAATGGGCCATTAGTTTGTGCATATAAGACATTAGGTTCAATGCTTGAGAAAACAGAGGCACAATTAAGCGTTGCTAAGAAGATTAGGGCTACAGATGAGAGAGATGTTGCTGAGAAGGTTATTCAGTCCCACTTTATCCCTGATTTGATTGGAAACCTTAGGGCATTTTCAAGGCAAGGAGTTAGGTGTAAATGTGGAGCAAAATATAGAAGGGTTCCATTAAGGGGGATTTGCACAAAGTGCGGAAGCAACTTGATATTAACCGTTTCAAAAGGTGCTGTGGAGAAATACATGGAGGTTTCCCAGAAAATGGCAGAGAAATATAACGCAAATGACTACATAAAACAAAGATTGATGTTAATTAAGGAAGGTATTGACTCATTGTTTGAAAATGAGAAGAATAAGCAAGTTAAGTTAAGTGATTTCTTCAGGTAA